The nucleotide sequence TAATAGTGCATGCATTATACTCAAAATATTACTATTATGTGAATTTCTTTTTGGTTTAAAAACTGGGCTAAAAACAAGAACCCAAACAAACCTACTCAATAATAAATTTAGATCGGGACATCCCAAGTCGATCCTCACTAATAAAACTAACTGAACAAGGAGgagtatcaaaataaaaatgacTTAAATCTAAATTAAGGCTATAAGTCGCTAAATTGTCCGCCATAAAATTCTTTTCTTTGTAGACATGCCAAAATTCACATTGCCAAGATCTTGAAAGCAAATATCGACATGCCAACACAAGGGGACCTAAAGGATGATTATTGCCAGTAGCTTGCAACACCAAATGAACTATTACTGCAAAGTCTGATTCCACCAACAATTTATCAATTCATAATCTTCATGCCAATTGTAAGCCCAAGTATAGACCCTATAGCTCAAAATTGAGAGTCTCACATGTGCCCAAATTGGCACAAAACCTAGGAATCCATTTACCATCAGAATTTCTCAAAACACCACCTACTCCAATAGAATTATTACTTTCAGTCTTGCAACCATTAACACTAATCTTAAACCAACCTGAAAGAGGAACTTCCCAATGGAGCAAAGATTCAATCCTATGTGGTTTATCAACCATCAACACTTTTAAGTTAGATAAAGTgttgtcatttagtactacagtctagtagtattcatctccacttgtaagtaagaggtcttaggttcgattatcgccAAAGGCGATTTTGAACCACATTCTTATGGCTCgcccattgtgaggtttagccCACTCCCCTAgccctttagtgtaaataatattgcttgttaaaaaaaaattagataaggtgttgttattttttttaattgaattcAATGTTGttactctcttttttttcattGAATATAACGTTGTTATTGACAATCCAAATATATCATCCTACACTtctttgtataatttttcccttGTGATTTTATAAATTTGGAGTGAAGCGCAACCTTTCATGAGAGCTCgaaaaaaaaaggtatttgAATTGCTACATGTGGCCTTTGGTAGTAGTAGTTTTTCGTTTTCATTTATAGCTCATGTATAAAAATTAGAGATTTTAAACTATGAAATTTCATTTCAAAGGTACCATAATGTTCTTCCTTGCATCTAAGGTCTTGTGTTTGAATCTCCCTGCTTATAGTTTTGACAAGTTTAGGGTAGATTATCCTattatttgtcaaaaaaaaaatatcaataatgTGAAAGATGTTATTATTTAAGGGAACTggtattagcactccaaaaatttcatttatGTTTTTCCTTTTAAGTATAAAAAGTTTAGAGTGCTAAATGAAAACTttggaatgccaataacaattcccttctttaattgtgattgtgtaaatcctagatcaATTTGGTTTCTAGATTATTATCACtctagttattctttctatATAGGCATTGCGTAGGGAGGAATACACACAAGAATAAATAAGCATTCTATggtctcttctctctctctctctctctctctctctctctctctctctctctctattgcacccctctcttttctttagttaaatataggccatgACACATTATGAGTACACTTTTATGCTGCGTTACAGAATCTGAAGGGAAATTTTTGATACAAAATTGGTTCATCAATAATGCATTATCGAACTCTACATtctatgaatttttaattttacataaataGTGCATGCATTATACTCAAATTATTGctattatgtgaattgatattatgaattgaaaacattaaaaaaaaaattggggttTGAAAAACCCATGTGATCAATAGTTTTGAGCCGTGCTGCCAAGCCACCAGCACCTAGGCCAGTAGCCTGAGCCGCTGGAGCCGAGCTGTTACACCAGCCGAGCTGAGCCCACACGGAGCTTCCCTGCTCTAAGCCTGAACTCAAAAGGCACGACACCGTTTTAGCATTGTCGTCACCAACCTCGCCTGAAACCAAGACCCAACCAATATGGTTCACCAATTTTTTGTGAGAATAGCTATCCCCGATGATCTTCAGTCATCCCTGACGACCCTTGGCCGAGATTCTCGTCAAATCtcattgaattttttgaaatcccgattttgttttctaaggtttttggttttttggatgACGAGAATCGTTATCTTTGTCAACACATGTGGTACTCGGTTATCAAAtgtaatatattattttatacatAACAAAACATTTAATGCTTttgaaattatgttttatgtttgagTAATGTAGATAGCCAATTTTTTAGATCAAAATTGCAAATCATTTGATGTGTCgccaatagaaaataaacacaATCATCAATGCTTAAGCAATAATCCATTCATCAACAACCACGTCGTCTGGTTCacaaaatatagtttaaataaCATTAccctttatgtttttcatttttaatccCTAGCTAAAAGCATTAAAGATCTTGTTTTTTATGTACAAAATCACATGTGACGTTTGGTAAGTGAAAAGGTCCCAATGCATAGATTAGTGCAAAGGTTGCTAGCACTTCCCATTTACAATATGCAAAAAAAATCGTGTTGTGAAATATTGGGCTTTGGCAAAATGAATTAAGAGTTTGTGACCCACAATTCTGATGGGTTTTTAACATGACCCAAGCTTGTTAGCGAGCCAGTTTAACCAAACTTTTCTACTGTTTTTTTGACCCAATTTGGTTATATGAGTACAAACGATAGTCTATATTAATCTGCATtggagggaaaggagagagggttGGACCAAGATATAGGGGTTGGAGAGAAAAACTTTAATGCCAATGCACCACTTGCCCTAACTTAGTTCAGCTGACTCTTCCAATTTATACATCGAAGATGGGCTCCGAAACCTAAACCCATATACAAAGTCCGTTTGACCCATTTGGTTTATTAAAGTTTCTATGAAGCACATTTTTCTCATAGATGTATGCTTGGATTTTATATGGCTTTGTTTGGTCTTTACCTTCAATGCGCTTTCGATATAGCAGTTATCCATTCTAATCCAATTCAATATGAGACAGAAATCATAGATAAAATTTAGGGTTCATGACCAACAAAATGCAACAATTGCCCAACGAATTGGCACAGTAAGAGATCATGGTTTGAAGGTCTAGGGCTTAAGTCACGGATTGTATGTTATAACCCATTTGTTTTTTTCAAAGGTGGAATATAGCATatgaaacataaaaataaaaaaaaataaaaaagaaaaaaaaaagaaagaagaaagagttGGAGTGTACCATTtctaagggtttttttttttaaacaaatccCAACTATCTTGATCATAAGAAcgaatatattttctttcataTTCATCCTATCTTTTTAGTATAGATGTTACTATCCACGCACTTCTTTTTTACCTTTTACACACCGCATGTTAATTTCTAACATTTAATCATTCTCAATCCATTCAATCGACAAccgaaaattaccaaaatatgtgtaagaagtaaaaaaaaaatgtggataACACCATTTACAACTAACAAGAAATGATCCATTAAACAAGTATACGCGTGGATTtagttcaaagcttcaagccACATTCCCTTGTCTCTTCCttaacttttcttttctctgtTTGGGAGAAGGGAAAAGGCaagaaagtaaaaaagaaaaactgaaaaacaatGAATGGAAGGCTAGTAAATTTGTAATCATCCAAATTTGGAGTGTCTTCAAGACCTAAATCTTGCACATTAAGTTATTAAAATGTATCCTAACTTTTCCAAATATAGAATTCCTTCACGTGACCTTTAACTTACGTGAAATAAAGATATCGAAGTAGTGGTGTTTCAACCAATAATGTAACATGTAtagaaaatttaaaacaaataatGCAGTGCGATTGGTTCACGATAGCATAGTGACGTCTTAAAGAGTGTATGTAAGTTATTAACCTCTTCGAGCACAAAATCTTTCAAATTAGGAAACCACCAAAAAATTTCAAGTAAAGAATTCTCTCACGTGCTTCTGAGAGGACTTATATGAAATGGTGACATCAAAGTAGCTGTATCTCAATCCAATTATAAGACGCTATATacgaaatttaaatatataaaattgtatTATTGATCTAAAATATTACCGTGATACATTAAAATGTACACCaaaatttcccaataacaatCTCACGTGCCCCAAAAGATCCttccaaaatgacaaaataccAGTAGTGTACAAAAGAACCAAGAGCCAGGTGTGCCTTTGTACATCGTCTCCCAGATATTCAATCCCACGAATcccaagaaaaataaagaaaaaaaaaaacaaaatcaaaatcaaaatcaaaacacccaTGAGAAAATGGAATCCGCCACCCTCGTAGCTCTCCTCTCTTCCATCTCCCAACTcatcgtcctcctcctcctctctcccaACTCCGCCGATTCCAATTCCGCCGCTAATGCCTTCCCAATCGTCAACAATTTCCTCTCATCCCACGAAACCGCCGCCGCCCTCTCCCTCCTCACCCTTTCCCGGAAACGAAAGCGAACCCATTTCTCAGAACGGGATTCTGAGCCCGATGACCATGAGAGCGATCATGAACTTGGCGGCGGTGACTCAGTCCGACTCGGTCTGAGTCGGAGCCCGGACTCGTTCAGAAACTGCTTCAGAATGACCTCGTCCACCTTCGAATGGCTCTGCGGGTTACTCGAGCCGTTGCTCGAGTGTCGTGACCCAGTTGGGTCGCCTCTCAATCTCTCTGCCGATCTCCGTCTCGGTATGGGCTTGTTTCGGCTGTCCACCGGCTCCAGCTACCCCGAAATTTCAAAGCAATTCGGGGTTTCGGAGATGGTGGCCAGGTTCTGCGCCAAGCAATTGTGCCGAGTTCTTTGCACCAATTACCGGTTCTGGATTGAATTTCCCAACCCAAATGAGCTTGATTCTGTATCGGCGGCTTTCGAAACCCAAACTGGTTTGCCCAATTGTTGCGGTGTGATTGACTGCACAAGGTTTAAAATTGTTAGAAATGGTGGGGTGCAAGAAGAAAGCATTGCTGCCCAAATCACGGTGGATTCTTCGTCACGAATTCTCAGCATAGTCGCCGGTTTTCGTGGCAATAAGGGTGATTCAAGAGTACTAAGGTCGTCGACTTTGTACAAGGATATTGAAGCGGGAAAGTTGTTGAATTCTCCTCCGGCTTCTGTCAATGGGGTGGCTGTGAATCAGTACTTGATAGGAGATGGAGGGTATCCTTTGCTTCCTTGGCTTATGGTCCCTTTCGTTGATGCCGTGAAGGGCTCACCCGAAGAGCATTTCAATGCAGCACACAATGTGATGCGCCTTTCGGCGCTTAGGACGATTGTAAGTCTGAAGAATTGGGGTGTTTTGAGCCGACCAATACAAGAGGAgatgaagatggcagtggcttATATCGGTGCTTGTTCGATATTGCATAATGGTTTGTTGAGGAGGGAGGACTTTTCTGCATTGTGTGATGGGTTGGATGATTATTCCTTGTATGATCAGAGCTCTCAGTATTATAGGGATACTAGTTTGGAGGAGAATTCGATTGAGAGGAAGGCTTCTGTTATTCGAAGTGCATTGGCTACGAAAGCGAAATAGTTTCAAGACacaaacttttgaattttgttcAACTGAATATCCCTTGGAGATTGGTTCACAAGAGGGAGTAGCTATAGAACAATTTTGTTTTAGCAGGTAAATTTGGATACTTTCTCGTTCGGCATTACAGTTATGCTTCCATAGATTAAATACTGCTGCTGCAATTTGCTCTGGTGTTTATTTCccattcttttaatttatttttgaataaataTTGCTTTTGCAAACAATTTTTGACAACTTATGTTTGAAGATGTACCCATCTGATGTCAGCATGCAATAATCAAAGTGGAAATATGGGATTTTTCCTGTTGTGAATGTGAATCTATTAGTTGGACATTGTTATTCATTTCTTGATGAAGGCTTAATCTATCTACAATGGAGATGGTATTTTTGCTGTGATATATTGCTCTCTGTGTACCAACATCCGAACAAGAACTGCAAAGCTTGCGGGCtataaaacaacaaaaaagagTATGAAGAATGCAGAACTTTCATTTGTAACTTGTTACCTTTGACTTCTGCAGAATGCAGagtacaatatggggtattttCCCCATTCAAAACGAAGCCCCGAGTTTAATAAAAATTCGTCTATCTTCCAGAACAGAAACTAATCTAGTAACAAACTAACCTCCCTTTACTAATCTATCCAAATTGACTGCGTTTTGCCAACAGCAACACCAAAAACACCATAGCGGAAACTGCACATTGTAGCATCTGACAGTAAGCCAACTTCATTGACTGTTCTGTATTATAGAGTGTTCATTAGAGCAATTTAGTTGACTACTCATCAACTTAGTCGACTGTTTTTCGGTTTGTTTTTCACCATCCTTCTCTGCCTCTTTCTTATATAGCTTAGTAGTTGTACAATTCACTATCGCTGCACAGTGTGATAGCAGCTTAACCTTGCTTTTCACAATTGCTACTTCTTCGGGTAATGGTAGCTGGGGTATTACTTTCTACACAATCCTACCTTGCACTTATGGAACTGGTTTAGACTGCTAAACTGGTTAACCATTTTATACAAGTTTACCTACTGCCTCCAGAATGATAGGCTGTGCTCATATGTAGGCTCAGTTTGAAGTGCCGGTCAGCCTCTAGACCAACATTGCACACACCAACCAGAGTGGAAATAATATTCACATTACTCTTCAGTCAGTCTTAACACTGCATCCTAGTCCTATTCTCTAGTCCCTTCTTATCTTACACAATCCATTCCCAGAAGCATGTTTTCAAGGCTTTGATGACCAGTTCTAATGATGTATCGGCTTCAGTGACAATGATTGACAGATTGAGGGTTCATTTCGTATGTAGACAGTCCTGTATTTGGTATTCCTAGATCGTAGCAGTAGTGCTTTCACTGAAGCATGTTTTTAAGGCTTTGATGACCACTTCTAGTGATGTATCGGAGTTGGTGACAATGATTAAGGGTTAATTTTCGTATTTAGACAGTCCTGTATTCGATATTCCTAGATCGTAGCAGTAGTGCTTTCACTGCTTTGCTAACTAGATTGCCTCCTTACATTAAGCAAAGGTTGGAAATCCTCTTTCAGAACAGACAGTGCATCAAAATCATCACCTCATACTAGAATGAATGGGAAAAGGTTGTGAGAGTAACCATTATTGTATATCGTATGGACATCGTGTACAGTCGAACAATGCTTGAGTCAGTCGTCTCCTCACAAAACTCATTGTACATACGAGTATGAGTCAGTTGTCCTGGCTAGTGTATATACAAGAATGAGCGAGTTGCCCAGGGCAAGTGGGCGACTGTGGTTAGCAAAATCCTTGTGCATACATATTAACGACTATATAATTAGGCAATGAGAGATGTCTTGTGGCTCTAACGAATAGGCAGCCAGCTAGTGGGGTTGGTGGAGAACCCTTAGACAGTTAGACCAGTCTGATCTGGTGAGGACCGACTCCACAGGATAGGGACAGAGAAATTGTTGTCTATTTTTCACGCGTTTAGAACCAAAAGCATAACAAAATCAAAGCAAGAAACAGCCTCCCTCACCAAACAACTCAACTTTTATGATTAAATTAGCTGTGGtagatatatatacatatcatatATGGAAAACTATCCAAAACACCCTAGAAAACTTTCATTTAA is from Malus sylvestris chromosome 5, drMalSylv7.2, whole genome shotgun sequence and encodes:
- the LOC126624668 gene encoding protein ALP1-like; amino-acid sequence: MESATLVALLSSISQLIVLLLLSPNSADSNSAANAFPIVNNFLSSHETAAALSLLTLSRKRKRTHFSERDSEPDDHESDHELGGGDSVRLGLSRSPDSFRNCFRMTSSTFEWLCGLLEPLLECRDPVGSPLNLSADLRLGMGLFRLSTGSSYPEISKQFGVSEMVARFCAKQLCRVLCTNYRFWIEFPNPNELDSVSAAFETQTGLPNCCGVIDCTRFKIVRNGGVQEESIAAQITVDSSSRILSIVAGFRGNKGDSRVLRSSTLYKDIEAGKLLNSPPASVNGVAVNQYLIGDGGYPLLPWLMVPFVDAVKGSPEEHFNAAHNVMRLSALRTIVSLKNWGVLSRPIQEEMKMAVAYIGACSILHNGLLRREDFSALCDGLDDYSLYDQSSQYYRDTSLEENSIERKASVIRSALATKAK